Sequence from the Parvicella tangerina genome:
GCTCACCCACCCAATTTGCTTACTAGGGTTACCCACTACTAAGGCAAATGGCTTAACATCCTTCGTTACCACACTACCTGCACCTATTAGCGCATAAGCACCAATATTATTTCCACACACGATAGTAGCATTAGCACCTATAGAAGCTCCCTTTCCAACTAGCGTCTTTGCATATTGTCCTCTTCGATTCACGGCACTTCTGGGGTTAATGACATTTGTAAAAACCATAGAAGGGCCCAGAAAAACATCATCCTCACACACAACTCCAGTATATATCGACACATTGTTTTGAACTTTGACATTAGTTCCTAAGACAACCTCTGGTGAAACCACTACATTCTGACCCAAATTGCATCGTTCGCCAATTTTACAATTACTCATAACATGCGAAAAATGCCATATTTTGGTTCCATCACCAATGTCGCATCCTTCATCGATTACTGCGGTTTCATGTGCAAAATATCCAGTCATTACTTTACTATAAACTTATCAAAGTTATTGTGTTCTTTCTTATATAGTTCTTCCTCGGGCAATGACTTAAAATAGTCATAGGTTATTTTTAAGCCTTCTTGTCTAGAGACCTGAGGTTCCCAACTCAGTATCTTTTTTGCACGATCAATATTCGGCTGACGTTGCATTGGGTCATCTTGAGGAAGTGGTTGGTAGATTACTTTCTGATCCGTACCCGTTAACTTAATGATCTCCTCTGCAAAGTCGGCAATGCTAATTTCATCAGGATTTCCAATGTTCATCGGTTCAACATAGTCAGACTTCAGTAGTCTGTAAATACCTTCTATCAAATCATCCACGTAACAAAACGATCGTGTCTGGGAGCCATCACCAAAAACTGTGAGATCCTCTCCTCTTAATGCTTGCCCAATAAATGCCGGCAAAACCCTTCCATCG
This genomic interval carries:
- a CDS encoding acyltransferase; amino-acid sequence: MTGYFAHETAVIDEGCDIGDGTKIWHFSHVMSNCKIGERCNLGQNVVVSPEVVLGTNVKVQNNVSIYTGVVCEDDVFLGPSMVFTNVINPRSAVNRRGQYAKTLVGKGASIGANATIVCGNNIGAYALIGAGSVVTKDVKPFALVVGNPSKQIGWVSEFGHRLNFDERGQAVCPESKQVYSLNNESVTRIK